From the Halorussus salinus genome, the window CGAGCGCGACACCGCCAACCTGACCGAAGATGAGTCGTCGGTCGGTGGCGCTGGACCCGACTGACCGGGAGCGTCTCGGCAGTCGAGACCCGCGCTCGATACGTGGCGACGCAGAACCGTGGACCGCGAGCGACCTCCGGCGCTCGGGGGTCGCTTCCGGGAGCGGTGGAAACCATTAGGGGCCTGCCGGACGTAGCCCGCCCTATCGAGTCATGTACGATACCATTCTCCTCCCGTACGACGATAGCGATGGCGCGTCCGAGGTACTCCACCACGCCGCCGAAATCGCCCACTGGTCCGACGCGACGATTCACCTCCTCTACGTCGCCGACACGGCACGCGATAGCGTCACCGTGGTCGAGGGCCAAACTGTCGATGGACTCGTACAACAGGGCGAGGAGATCGTAGAGGAGGCCGAAAAGACACTGGAAACGCTCGGGGTTTCGTACGAAACCGACATCGTTCAGGGCAATCCCGCCCCGACGATAGCCGACTACGCCGAGCGGTACGACCAAGATTTGGTCGTGATGCCGACCCACGGCCGGGAAGGCGTCTCGCGATATCTCATCGGAAGCGTCTCCGAGAAGGTCGTCCGCCTCTCGTCGGTTCCCGTCCTCACGGTCCGCATGCAACCCGACGAGACGCTGGAGTTCCCCTACGAGAACATCCTCGTCACGACCGACGGGAGTTCCGCCGCGACGTACGCGTCCGACCATCTCGTGGAACTCGCGGCGTCGCTCGACGCGACCGTCCACGTCCTGTCCGTCGTGGACGACTCCGCGCTCGGATTGGACGTTCGCTCGTCGGTTTCCGGCGAAGAAAACGAAGACGCCGCGACCGAGGCCGTCGAGGCCGTCGTCTCGGAAGCCGAGGCACGCGGGGTCGAGAGTACCGTTCGCCGCGTCGAACACGGAACGCCCGTCGAGGTGATTCTCGACTACATCGAGTCGAACGACGTACACCTCGTCGGGATGGGCACGACTGGGAGACGCGGCACGGACCGCATCCTGCTCGGCAGTGTCGCGGAAAAGACCGTGCGTTCGGCACCGGTCCCCGTCATGACCGTCGCGGAACCGGAGTGACTTCCTTCGATTTGCGACGCCGCCGTCGATAGACGTGGCCGGTCATCAGGTAGCGCGACCGTTCGACTTCTCGACTGAACTCGATTCCCACCTCGGAGGCCGTCTTCTCCCCAGTGCCATCCCCTTCGATTCCGCGTCGCGCTCCCGCGGACTCCACTCGGACCTGTTCAGGCCGATGCCGACCTGAGGAGTCGTGGGTCCGGTAGCCAGTGGGTCTTCCCGACGATTCGGCCGAGCAGTATCGGTCTCCGAACTCCTCGTCGTCTCACCCTCCAATCGAGAAGTTCTATATAGCGAAATACAATTTACGAGTCGAACCGGCGACGACGCCGAATCTTCCGTGGGTACAACAGTCCACAGCGGACCGTTATCCCCACAGAATTATAAGCAAAGAGTAAGAAAACGCGAACCGCCAGAATATGCCGGACTCAGATTTACGTCGAACGAAGCTCGCGCGCTTCCCCGCCGAAATTCCGTCGCCGGAGGGACGAGCGTGACCGAAATCGCCGAATCGACAACAGAGGAAACGGCGGACCCCTTCGCGGACGTGCGCTGGACGACCTGCTCGCTCGGGGACTTCCGGGACCTCTACCGGGAGGTCGTCGCGCCTCGACTCCGCGCCGAAGGCCGGGACCCCGAAACCGACCGACCGACTCACCAGTGGTTCCGCGACGAGGAGCTTCGGGCGTTCCTCGCGGCGCTCCGTCGCCATCACGACCTGTCGTTCGGCGAATTCTGGCGCGAGGAGGTCGCTCCGGGCGGCGACGAAGGGTACGACTGGGCGACCGACGACGCCGACACGCGCGAGGCGCTGGAGACGTTCCTCGACCGGCGTCGGAGTCGCCACTCGCTCCGCGACTCGACCGTCGAGGCCAAGCGCCGCCGACTCAACCTCTACGTCCGCGCCTACCGCGAGGCCAACGGCGAGACGGACCTCCTCGCGCCCGTGCGAGCCGATTCCGACGTGCCGGTCCACGAGGCAGTCCACGCCTGCTACGCCGCCTTCGACTGGCTCGACGCCCGCGACTACAACCCCCGAACGAAGACCCGCGTCCGGAGCGTCGTGGACGGGTGGTACCAGCATCTCGTCGGTCGCCGACTCGCCGCGGTCAACCCCGCGACCGGACTCTACGACGAGTTCAAGTGGCAAGCCGACCCCTCGGACCCGGCCCCGCTCTCGCACGCGCACGTCCGGAAGCTGGTGGAGGCCGCGGACTCCTCGCGCGAGGAGTTACTGGTCGTCGCGCTCGCGGCGTGGGGACTCCGCGCCAACGAGGTCGCCAGCCTCCACGTCTCGCAGTTCGTGCGCGACGTAGGCGAGGACGAAGCGCCCTACGTCACCTTCGCGGAGCGAAAGAACGGGCCGGGCGAGGTCAACCTCGTCTACGGGTTGGACGCGCTCGACGCGCGCCTCGACGAGCTTTCGGGCCGCGAGGAGTGGTCGGGCTACCTCTTTCCCTCGCCGCAGGGCGCGGAGCCACACGTCGCCCGCGAGACGGTCTGGTCGTGGTTCCGCGAGTTGGCCGAGCGCGCCGGGCTTCCCGAGAAAATCGACGGCGAGCGCCCGAGTCCACAGCTCTGTCGGCGCTACTGGTACGACACCTACACGTCGGTCCTCGAAGCCGTGCTGGAGGGACTGGAGGACATCGCCGCCGAGCAGGGGAGCGACGACCCCCGCGTCCTCCTGTCGAACTACCTCTCGGACGAACGCTCGCGGAAGGTGCGACGGGAGTTCATGCGCGCGGAGTTGGCCGAGGCGTTCGAGCGGGAATAAATCCTATCTCGATATACAGAACTCTCTCGTCGGCCGGTCGGCGTCGAGAAAACGAGACCGTCAGTTACGCGTCTGTACGTCCGGAATTCAGGCGTCGTTCATCCGCTTGGCCGTCGTCTCGCCACACTCCATGCACTCGGTCACGCGGTAGGGTTCGCGCGAGAACTCGGTGTTCTCCTGTTTCTTGCTCTCGGTCTGTATCTCGATAGTCACGTCGTGGGGCGTCGATTCGTCACATCGTTCGCAGATTTCGGTGGTCTCCGCGAACGTCGAATTTTGCGTTGCCATTTGTCTTCGCCCTAAATTAGGAAATCCACCCCTATCAACCGGTAACTCGGTTGAAATGCGTTCCGCGAGTTCGAACGGTTGC encodes:
- a CDS encoding universal stress protein, which encodes MYDTILLPYDDSDGASEVLHHAAEIAHWSDATIHLLYVADTARDSVTVVEGQTVDGLVQQGEEIVEEAEKTLETLGVSYETDIVQGNPAPTIADYAERYDQDLVVMPTHGREGVSRYLIGSVSEKVVRLSSVPVLTVRMQPDETLEFPYENILVTTDGSSAATYASDHLVELAASLDATVHVLSVVDDSALGLDVRSSVSGEENEDAATEAVEAVVSEAEARGVESTVRRVEHGTPVEVILDYIESNDVHLVGMGTTGRRGTDRILLGSVAEKTVRSAPVPVMTVAEPE
- a CDS encoding tyrosine-type recombinase/integrase encodes the protein MAESTTEETADPFADVRWTTCSLGDFRDLYREVVAPRLRAEGRDPETDRPTHQWFRDEELRAFLAALRRHHDLSFGEFWREEVAPGGDEGYDWATDDADTREALETFLDRRRSRHSLRDSTVEAKRRRLNLYVRAYREANGETDLLAPVRADSDVPVHEAVHACYAAFDWLDARDYNPRTKTRVRSVVDGWYQHLVGRRLAAVNPATGLYDEFKWQADPSDPAPLSHAHVRKLVEAADSSREELLVVALAAWGLRANEVASLHVSQFVRDVGEDEAPYVTFAERKNGPGEVNLVYGLDALDARLDELSGREEWSGYLFPSPQGAEPHVARETVWSWFRELAERAGLPEKIDGERPSPQLCRRYWYDTYTSVLEAVLEGLEDIAAEQGSDDPRVLLSNYLSDERSRKVRREFMRAELAEAFERE
- a CDS encoding DUF7835 family putative zinc beta-ribbon protein, which encodes MATQNSTFAETTEICERCDESTPHDVTIEIQTESKKQENTEFSREPYRVTECMECGETTAKRMNDA